TTGGAATCAAACCACCACAGCATGGGTCTCTGTAACTGGTGCTGGTGGTGACGACGATTGGTATGAAATAGGTGGCACCACAGCGCCAGACAATATAATTGACGACCAATATACCCTGGGCAAGCTAAAGATTGGTCAAAATTCTGCAGCCAACGCTTCATTAGACATATACGATTGGAACGAAAGTAATAGAAATGGTCTTCTTATCACACGTAATTTAGTTACACCGAGTTCATTTGGCCAACTAAGTGGTTTTACATCCACAGTTATAGGTTCAAGCACCGATAACTATACGTCAATCCGTGGTGAGTTAATGGGAACGCCTAGTGTAAACACACATACTTTCTACGGGTTAAATACAACAGCTCCTTCTTCTGGTGTTACGTACCAATTGTACGGCATATTTAGTTCGAATGGGGGTTCTGGTAACCTTGTGGGAAATGAAATCGCTTTTAACACTGCAACGATTACCAATACAGGAGACAAGTCTGGTTTTAGAACCACCATCTCGCCCAGTTTATCTGGTACGCATTACGGTATGTATTCAAATGTAACGAGTGCTACTGGTTATGCTGCTTATTTTATAGGACGTACATCTCTGGGCAACTCTGGCGCTAACCGATACCTAATGCCTGCCACAGATGGAACAATAGGGCAGGTTATGACAACTGATGGGTCTGGACAACTAAGCTTCACGACACCAACAATAGGTGCAGAAAAAATTGATGATTTACTCGATGGTAAAAGTGATAACGATGGCTCAGATGATGGATCTTCAATTTTCTTAGGAGTAAATGCGGGTAATTTAGACGACAGCAGCGCCAATGCCAATATTGGAATAGGCTACGCCGCTCTTGAAGACAATATCACTGGCACTTTAAATGTAGCGGTAGGTTGGGGTAGTTTGAGAGAAAATACAGGGAATTCCAACACCGCTCTTGGTTACTTAAGCGCTGGAGGTAATACTTCAGGTACTGGAAACACCGCTATAGGTAGAAATGCATTGTTGAACAATATCACTGGAAATAATAATACTTCATTAGGATTCTTTGCTGGATATTTAAATGCTGGATCTGGTAGTGTTTTTGTAGGTACAAATGCTGGATTTAATCATAGTACTGGAGATAATATACTTTATATTGAAAATACCGATGCCGATGCTAATAATGCCTTAATCTACGGTGAGTTTGGAGCAGACAACTCGACTACCGGCAACGTGTTACGAACAAATTCTGAGTTTCAAATAGGAAATCCGGCTACAACAGGATTTGCCTTTCCAACAACAGACGGAAGTGCAAACCAAGTATTAACAACCGATGGAGCTGGAAACCTGTCATTTACTGCCCCATCAAGTGGCGATGAGGATTGGCTTACTACCCCAGGAAGCAATCCCGTTACGAGTAACACACAAGATATCTATACCTCTGGCAAAGTTGCCATTGGCGGAACAACTATAAGTGCCGATTTCAACATCTATCATAATGAAATCGCAGATGGTTCGGCAGATATAGTACAATATAATGAGGTTAGTAACTCTGGAAACGACGATAAAACTATTATTCGCAATGTATTCGGTGCTGCAGGGGCTGGTGATAACACCGCAATTTACAATGATCTTATTGGGAATGGAAGCGGCACCTATTACGGAATGTTTAATAGGTCGTATGCCGCGGTGACGGGTGACATTTATGGAGTGTCGAATTCAATTACCGCAACAGGGGGTGGTAATCATTACGGAATATATAACCTTTTAAATGGTTCTGGCAATGGCGAAAAGTACGGTGCTTATAACTCTTTTTCAAGCACAGGAACAGGAACCAAATATGGAACGTACACAAACATTTCTCCCACGGCAGGAGGTACTCATTATGGAATCTATGCAGACGTTACAAAATCGGGAAGCTATGCAGGATACTTTTTGGGAGGAGTATCTATTGGAACGACCACAGGGAATAATTACATCATGCCTACCTCAAGAGGAAACAACGGAGATGTGATACAGACTGATGCCGCTGGAAACTTAAGCTGGGTAAACCCGACCACAATTGGAGATGGAGTAGGTGCAGAAAAAATTGATGATCTTACCGATGGAAAGTCTGATAACGATGGAACGCAAGACGGTTCTTCTATTTTCTTAGGAATTGATGCTGGCATGGCAGATAACAGTACAGATAATAAAAATATAGGAATAGGGTTTCGCGCCATGACTGCAAATACAGATGGAGAAAGAAATGTTGGAATTGGATATTTTTCACTTCTTAACAACACCATAGGAGACGGAAATATAGCAATTGGAGACACTGCGCTTATTGGCAATACTTCAGGTAATAATAATACGGCACTAGGTGCATCTACTTTAGCAGCCAATTCAACGGGAGACCATAATATTGCGATTGGCACAACCGCAATGTGGCGTAATACAACCGGAACTAGAAATATAGGTTTAGGGAATGTTGCCTTATTTGATAATACCACAGGCTCAGATAATATTGCACTGGGTTATAGATCGTTATACAACCTTACTACCGGGAACGAAAACATTGCGATAGGTGCTGAAGCTGGTATGACGAATACTACGGGCATTGGCAACGTGTACCTTGGCACCAATGCGGGGAGATCACATATTGGTAATAACACATTATGGATCGAGAATACAAATGCCAATGCAGATAATGCTTTAATTTATGGTGAATTTGACAATGATATTCTAAGAACCAATGGCGAGCTACAAATTGGCAATCCAACGGGAACGGGATATGCGTTCCCTACTACAGATGGCACCAATGGGCAGGTAATGACAACCAACGGATCTGGTGCTATTTCGTTTCAAACAATTGCAGGCGATGGCGACACACAAAACACGTTAGACCAAGCCTACGATGAAGGCGGTGCTGGTGCGGGGCGTACCATAACGGCAAACGATGGCGCGGTTACAATCGCAGGTCAAGATGGTTTTACGGTAACAGGAGCCATAAACAACGGTGACGCAATAGCCGTTAGCGGAGCAGGATCTCGTATGTTTTATAATCCGCGTACGTCTAGTTTTCGTGCTGGTACCGTTAACAGTACGCAATGGAATTCGGTTAACTTAGGTACTAACTCAGTGGCGTTTGGAAATAGCACTATTGCATCGGGCGCTTCAAGTGCATCTTTAGGTAGCGGAAATACTAGTTCAGGAACTGGAAGTTTCACTTCTGGATATAACAATATAGCCTCTGGAGGCTATAGCGTAGCCATAAATGAAGCCAACATAGCGTCTGGAGTAAATAGTTTTACCCAAGGATTTAGCAATACGGCTGCAGCCACAGCAAGTGCAGCCATGGGGTTACAAAATAATGCGCCTTCCTGGGGAGAGATGACCGTAGGCACCAATGCAACAACGTATTCCGCAACCAGCACTACATCATGGACTGGAACAGATCGTGTATTTACCGTTGGTAATGGGGCATCTCCTGGAACACGAAGCAATGCGCTCACAATTTATAAAAATGGAGAAGTAAATATTAACGACGCGTATTCGTTACCCACCGCAGATGGTACTAGCGGACAAGTAATGACAACAGATGGTGCTGGAACTGTTTCATTTGTCGATCTTCCAACAAAGGCAAGAGCTCGCATTACTTTAGCTGCAAATCAGATAGAAACGGGGGGAGGTATCACTAAAGTGAACTTCGATACTGAAGATTTTGATATAGGAAATAATTTTAACCTCGCAACAGATGTCTTTGAAGTACCAGCAGATGGTATTTATCGAGTACATTCACAAATTAGCATGAATACTTCTACGGCTACAGGAACTTACGATGTGCGTATTAGAGTAGATGGGGCTCAAGTTAGAAGAACTGCGTTTGACCATCCAGGTGCTGGCGCAGTCATTCGTCAATGTACAAGCTTGTTGGAGCTAACCGCTGGGCAAACTATAGACATTGCTTTCCTAAGACCAACGGCAGGTGCAACAATCAACATGAACGGTGCTCTTAGTTATTTTGAAATTGAACAACTATAAGTAATTCGTATGAAAATTAAATCTAAAACCACCTTTTCTTAAGGTGGTTTTTTCCTTTCTATGAAATCCGCTAATTTTTAAACTCCATGAAATCATATAGGTTTCATACAACTACGTACTGTAGGTTTGTAGTCCCTAGAAATCTACATACTTTCCTACTTCTTGCTACGGTTTTGAAATTTTGCCTTTGTAGGCTCAAAAACGTTAACGTATGAAAAATATAATTACAATAGCCGGGCTCCTCTTACTTGGTTACAACGCCACTGCTCAAGTTGGTATTAACACCACAGCCCCTGACCCTAGCAGCGTGTTAGATATTGCAAGCACAGAAAGCGGTCTTCTAATTCCAAGAATGACCCAAGCGCAAAGGGACGCTATTGCCTCACCAGCAAATGGGTTATTAATTTATCAAACCGACAACACAGCTGGTTTTTACTTTTACGATGGACTTACTTGGTCCCCATTTACTGAGGCTGGAGACGCAGATTGGTATGAAATTGGCACGACTACAGCACCCGATAACATAACCGATGATATTTTTACACAAGGAAGGATGGCCCTAGGTAAGACTACTGTGGGTTCCACAATGTTAGACATAGATAACATCAATAGGGAATCTGCTATTACCATAAATGGGAATAGTAGTATTGCTAATAGTTATGGTTTACACAGCATTCTAGATGGCACTTCGATAGTGGCTGGTGTATTTAATGAATTGGCTGGATCATCAACTGGGAAATTTGGTATACGCTCTGAGTTTACTGGGTTAACTGGAGGTGGAATTAGCGTGGGTGCCAACAGTAGGTTTGAAAGTACTGGTTCTGCAAACAACTACGGAGTTTACAATACCTTTATAAGCACGTCTTCTACAGGTGCAATTATCACAGGTGTTCGGAACTGGTTTCACCCATCAGGAAGTTATACAGGTACGATTAGAGGTGTTCAAAACGATATGTTTAATAACAATAACGGGCTACAGATTGGAACAGATAATGAAATGACCGGAACAGGAAGTGGTGCTAAATATGGAACAAGAACCATCATAGCAACAACAGCTGGAGGTACCCACTATGGCTTGTACAGTGATGTGCAAAATGCCACTGGTTATGCTGGATATTTCCTAGGGAGAACTTCACTTGGTACTGGAACTACAAACCGCTATTTAATGCCCGCCACAGATGGCACCAACGGACAAATAATGACTACCGATGGTTCGGGAAATGTTTCTTTTCAAGATACTGTCGAAGACGCTGATTGGTATGAAGTGGGTGGTACTAACACTCCTAATGCCATTACCGATAATATTTATACACAAGGCAACGTAGGTATTGGAATTAACAATCCAGACAACCCATTACATATTGGCACCATAAGCAGCTTCGACCTAAACTATGACAATACCGGACAAGATGGGGTTTTTATTACGGGTGGAGGAGATAATAGTGGTACTAATGCAGTTGGTGGTTCTATAAGTTTTGGTCCGCCATCAAGTACACGGGCAGAACATAGGAAATCTAGTATTTCTTCTGTTCAAACTTCTGGCGATGTAGATCATACCGGGCTTGCATTTTATGTACATGGTAATTCCATAAATCAGAGTCCGATGGCAGAAGCAATGCGTATTACTCACGCAAGAAATGTAGGTATAAACAACACCGACCCTTCTGCAAATCTCGATGTAATTGGTACCATGCAATTTGAAGATGGCAACGAAGCTGCGGGATATGTACTTTCTTCTGACGCTAATGGAAACGCAAGTTGGGTAGATCCCGCTACCATTGGTGTTGGTGCTCAAAGAATAGATGATCTCTTGGATGGCAAAAGCGATAATGACGGTTCACAAGATGGTTCGTCAATTTACCTCGGTATTGGTGCGGGTACTTCAGACGATCTTTCTGATAATAGAAATATTGGTATTGGATACTTATCCTTAGAAGATAATGTTAATGGGTCTCAAAACACAGCCATTGGATACAATGCATTACTAAACAATATCGATGGAACAGCAAATACAGCCGTAGGTTCTGCTAGTCTAGATGCAAATACTACAGGAATATGGAATACAGCAGTGGGGCAAGAAGCGCTCTCGGCAAATGTAGATGGTGCGTATAATACGGCTGTAGGAAAAGCTGCTCTACAATCCACATCAAATGGTAATTCTAATGTGGGAATTGGAGTTAATGCATTATCTGCAAATACTAGTGGTAATTTTAATACTGTGATAGGAGTTGATGCTGCTACAGGTCTATCGGCTAGCAATAACACAATTGTAGGCCGAAGAGCCATGAACTCATACACGGCTGGTGGAGAAAATGTGGCAGTAGGATCTGGAGCAGGTTATTACGGGAGCGGTATACAAAATACTTTTATAGGGACAAATGCTGGTAACCAATTAGGCACTATGGAGCGCAATGGTAGCGTATTTTTGGGCTATGGGGCAGGATCTAGCGAAACAACTAGTAATAAATTATATATCGAAAACAGTACTGCAAATGCAGACAACGCTCTTATCTATGGAGAATTTGACACTAATATTCTAAGAACCAATGGTGAATTACAAATAGGAAACCCGACAGGAACAGGATATGCTTTGCCAACCAATCAAGGAACAGCAAATGCCGTGCTCACTAGTAATGGAGATGGCACTACACAATGGTCGGCGCCCGCTCCGTTAACAAATTTGGATTATCCAGATGGGTTTAATGGCTTAACACCTGTACTAATTGCAAATCTTCAAACCACTAACTATACCGTACCTGCTGGACAAAATTTATATATCACAGGTATACACAGCCCTGGTACAGTAGGAAGTCTATCCATTAATGGTGCTATTATTGCTTATGGCGCTTTAAATGATATATATACTCCAATTACAAAACCAATTATTGCAGGTGCTGGAGATATAGTTAGTTCAGATACTAATGCAACTGGACTCAACGGCTTTCTTGTTTCTGCCAATGTAACTCCTATTACACAAGAGGTTACTACGGTGTCTTCATATACAGTTCCGGTAGGAAAAATTTTAATTATTTTAAGCGTAAACAACAATGCAAATGCGCATGGTTTTTCTCAAGTTTTTATTGACGGAATTAATATCTATGTTGGTTCTGGTAATGACGGTGGGGTTTCTGCTGGCGATTTTTTAACTTCATTTCACCAACCTTTGTTCGTTAATGCTGGGTCTGTGTTAACTTCAAATAATTCGTTACGAGATTACAACTTCAATGGTTATTTAATAGACAACTAATACCATTCTCAAGAGGCCCAAATCCTTGAGAATAAAAAAGACCGCTTTGAGGAGGGCGGTCTTTGTCTTTGTAAGAAATTTAAATGAGTTACGTAGCGAATATTTTCTCACCACTTGCCTCTTGAGCCTTAAATTTTTGAACTAAAGCCAAAGCATCTGGCACCACATCACTACACAAAATAATAAGCGAGCCTTTTTTGGCATTGTTTACCGCATGGGTTATGGCTTCCTTTTCTGACGGAATTATAGTTGTCTTTATTTTAGGGTTTGCCATTTTTATTCCATCGTCTAACATTTTGATAAGTTCTTCTTCGGTTTTTCCTCGCAACCTTTTATCCTGACGAATTATTATTTCATCGCTCATTTCGGCAGCAATACTACCTATCATGTTATTATCTTCTTCTCTCCTATCACCTATACCTGCAATAATGCATACTTTATGTGTTGCTTCAAGATTATCAGAAAACTTCTTTAAGGCTCTCATTCCGGCTGGATTATGAGCATAGTCTAGCAAAATGCTGAAATTTTCAAATTTAAAAAGATTGAGTCTCCCTGGAGTTTGGGCAGCAGATGGAATAAATGTTTCTAGTGCTACTTTCATATCTTCTATACGAATGCCTTGTACATGAGCTGCTAAGACAGCCGCTAAGACATTCTGAATCATAAATTCGGCCTTACCTCCGTAGGTTAAAGGGATATGTTCTGCTTTCATAACACGCATTTTCCATTCGCCTTTACAGATAGTAACATAACCGTTTTCGTAAACCGCTGTTAATCCACCACGACGTTGTAATGCCTTTATTCTTGTGTTTTCTTCGTTCATAGAGAACAATGCCAAATTACAATTTATACTACGACGCATTTCGTATACCAAATCATCGTCTGCATTTAAAACGGCATACCCATCTGGTAATACAGTTTCTGGTATCACTCCTTTTACCCTAGCTAATTGTTCAATGGTATGAATTCCTTTTAAACCAAGGTGATCGGCGGCAACATTAGTTACCACTGCAACATCGCAGTTTTTAAATCCAAGTCCTGCACGAAGTAGTCCGCCACGCGCACATTCTAATACGGCATAGTTAACTGTTGGATCTTTGAGAACAAACTCTGCGCTTGCTGGTCCTGTACAGTCACCTGTCATTAATAGCCTGTTTTGTATATAAACACCGTCACTTGTGGTGTAACCAACGCGATATCCTTTCATCTTTGCCATATGAGCAATTAACCTACTGGTTGTTGTTTTTCCATTAGTTCCTGTAATTGCGGTTATGGGAATACGCCCAGTATCTCCTTGTTTAGGGAATAATTTATCGATAACAGGGGCTGCTACATTTCTAGGTAAGCCTGTAGTTGGCGCCAGATGCATTCTAAACCCAGGGCCTGCATTTACCTCCAATACTGCACCTCCAGTTTCTGAAAGTGGCTTAGAGATATCGTCGGTCATGATATCAATGCCGCAAATATCTAAATCAATAATTTTAGATATACGCTCTGCCATACTCACATTTGC
This Rasiella rasia DNA region includes the following protein-coding sequences:
- a CDS encoding beta strand repeat-containing protein — protein: MKTLYFLLATILIVTNTIAQVGINNTDPKAILDISSSNVATPANTDGLLIPRIDEFPVTNPGADQDGMMVFATGNGTPSKGFYYWNQTTTAWVSVTGAGGDDDWYEIGGTTAPDNIIDDQYTLGKLKIGQNSAANASLDIYDWNESNRNGLLITRNLVTPSSFGQLSGFTSTVIGSSTDNYTSIRGELMGTPSVNTHTFYGLNTTAPSSGVTYQLYGIFSSNGGSGNLVGNEIAFNTATITNTGDKSGFRTTISPSLSGTHYGMYSNVTSATGYAAYFIGRTSLGNSGANRYLMPATDGTIGQVMTTDGSGQLSFTTPTIGAEKIDDLLDGKSDNDGSDDGSSIFLGVNAGNLDDSSANANIGIGYAALEDNITGTLNVAVGWGSLRENTGNSNTALGYLSAGGNTSGTGNTAIGRNALLNNITGNNNTSLGFFAGYLNAGSGSVFVGTNAGFNHSTGDNILYIENTDADANNALIYGEFGADNSTTGNVLRTNSEFQIGNPATTGFAFPTTDGSANQVLTTDGAGNLSFTAPSSGDEDWLTTPGSNPVTSNTQDIYTSGKVAIGGTTISADFNIYHNEIADGSADIVQYNEVSNSGNDDKTIIRNVFGAAGAGDNTAIYNDLIGNGSGTYYGMFNRSYAAVTGDIYGVSNSITATGGGNHYGIYNLLNGSGNGEKYGAYNSFSSTGTGTKYGTYTNISPTAGGTHYGIYADVTKSGSYAGYFLGGVSIGTTTGNNYIMPTSRGNNGDVIQTDAAGNLSWVNPTTIGDGVGAEKIDDLTDGKSDNDGTQDGSSIFLGIDAGMADNSTDNKNIGIGFRAMTANTDGERNVGIGYFSLLNNTIGDGNIAIGDTALIGNTSGNNNTALGASTLAANSTGDHNIAIGTTAMWRNTTGTRNIGLGNVALFDNTTGSDNIALGYRSLYNLTTGNENIAIGAEAGMTNTTGIGNVYLGTNAGRSHIGNNTLWIENTNANADNALIYGEFDNDILRTNGELQIGNPTGTGYAFPTTDGTNGQVMTTNGSGAISFQTIAGDGDTQNTLDQAYDEGGAGAGRTITANDGAVTIAGQDGFTVTGAINNGDAIAVSGAGSRMFYNPRTSSFRAGTVNSTQWNSVNLGTNSVAFGNSTIASGASSASLGSGNTSSGTGSFTSGYNNIASGGYSVAINEANIASGVNSFTQGFSNTAAATASAAMGLQNNAPSWGEMTVGTNATTYSATSTTSWTGTDRVFTVGNGASPGTRSNALTIYKNGEVNINDAYSLPTADGTSGQVMTTDGAGTVSFVDLPTKARARITLAANQIETGGGITKVNFDTEDFDIGNNFNLATDVFEVPADGIYRVHSQISMNTSTATGTYDVRIRVDGAQVRRTAFDHPGAGAVIRQCTSLLELTAGQTIDIAFLRPTAGATINMNGALSYFEIEQL
- a CDS encoding beta strand repeat-containing protein, whose translation is MKNIITIAGLLLLGYNATAQVGINTTAPDPSSVLDIASTESGLLIPRMTQAQRDAIASPANGLLIYQTDNTAGFYFYDGLTWSPFTEAGDADWYEIGTTTAPDNITDDIFTQGRMALGKTTVGSTMLDIDNINRESAITINGNSSIANSYGLHSILDGTSIVAGVFNELAGSSTGKFGIRSEFTGLTGGGISVGANSRFESTGSANNYGVYNTFISTSSTGAIITGVRNWFHPSGSYTGTIRGVQNDMFNNNNGLQIGTDNEMTGTGSGAKYGTRTIIATTAGGTHYGLYSDVQNATGYAGYFLGRTSLGTGTTNRYLMPATDGTNGQIMTTDGSGNVSFQDTVEDADWYEVGGTNTPNAITDNIYTQGNVGIGINNPDNPLHIGTISSFDLNYDNTGQDGVFITGGGDNSGTNAVGGSISFGPPSSTRAEHRKSSISSVQTSGDVDHTGLAFYVHGNSINQSPMAEAMRITHARNVGINNTDPSANLDVIGTMQFEDGNEAAGYVLSSDANGNASWVDPATIGVGAQRIDDLLDGKSDNDGSQDGSSIYLGIGAGTSDDLSDNRNIGIGYLSLEDNVNGSQNTAIGYNALLNNIDGTANTAVGSASLDANTTGIWNTAVGQEALSANVDGAYNTAVGKAALQSTSNGNSNVGIGVNALSANTSGNFNTVIGVDAATGLSASNNTIVGRRAMNSYTAGGENVAVGSGAGYYGSGIQNTFIGTNAGNQLGTMERNGSVFLGYGAGSSETTSNKLYIENSTANADNALIYGEFDTNILRTNGELQIGNPTGTGYALPTNQGTANAVLTSNGDGTTQWSAPAPLTNLDYPDGFNGLTPVLIANLQTTNYTVPAGQNLYITGIHSPGTVGSLSINGAIIAYGALNDIYTPITKPIIAGAGDIVSSDTNATGLNGFLVSANVTPITQEVTTVSSYTVPVGKILIILSVNNNANAHGFSQVFIDGINIYVGSGNDGGVSAGDFLTSFHQPLFVNAGSVLTSNNSLRDYNFNGYLIDN
- the cphA gene encoding cyanophycin synthetase produces the protein MKIREINAMRGPNYWSVRRHKLIVMVLDLENMEEFPSNKISGFLDRLKEMFPSMYSHRCSVGEPGGFFQRVEEGTWMGHIIEHIALEIQTLAGMDTGFGRTRDYGEVGVYNVVFSYMEENVGRYAAEASVKICEALIAAEDYDLEPDIQRMRELRESSRLGPSTGSIVEEAESRGIPWIRLNQYSLCQLGYGANQKRIQATVTSETSSIGVELACDKEDTKYLLEQAEVEVPRGDIISRERSLEEACRYVGFPLVIKPIDGNHGRGITVDIQNLEEAKVAFHAAKEVSRRVIVEKFITGEDYRLLVINNVLVAGAKRTPAHVVGDGKSTVENLIIEVNKDPRRGYGHEKVLTQITINDLTKTIIKDAGKSLDSVLDQGEILILKDTANLSTGGTAEDITDIIHPANVSMAERISKIIDLDICGIDIMTDDISKPLSETGGAVLEVNAGPGFRMHLAPTTGLPRNVAAPVIDKLFPKQGDTGRIPITAITGTNGKTTTSRLIAHMAKMKGYRVGYTTSDGVYIQNRLLMTGDCTGPASAEFVLKDPTVNYAVLECARGGLLRAGLGFKNCDVAVVTNVAADHLGLKGIHTIEQLARVKGVIPETVLPDGYAVLNADDDLVYEMRRSINCNLALFSMNEENTRIKALQRRGGLTAVYENGYVTICKGEWKMRVMKAEHIPLTYGGKAEFMIQNVLAAVLAAHVQGIRIEDMKVALETFIPSAAQTPGRLNLFKFENFSILLDYAHNPAGMRALKKFSDNLEATHKVCIIAGIGDRREEDNNMIGSIAAEMSDEIIIRQDKRLRGKTEEELIKMLDDGIKMANPKIKTTIIPSEKEAITHAVNNAKKGSLIILCSDVVPDALALVQKFKAQEASGEKIFAT